Within the Oryzias melastigma strain HK-1 linkage group LG8, ASM292280v2, whole genome shotgun sequence genome, the region gtttaaaaataacatcagCTACATGACATCAGTCAATAAGATGTTTTAGGGGGTCAAAGTCGTCATGtgtcaaatatttttggagGATCAGTTGCTCAAGCAGCCACAGTGAGGCGCTGTAGCCAAACATAACCTCATGATATTCTGTGAGACATGATTGTTAGGTTGTTCAtttcaacaatttgaacaaGTATGTCAACTTTCAGCTGATATTTCTGAACATACAAAATAATGGTTGTTCTTTTTAATTCTAGGAGATAAATGctcttattttcttttccacCCGGCCTCAATCCCTAACCTGTAGAGATGTGCGTAAATGAGGCCCTTTAAGCTAACAATAGACAGACTGATCCCCGGAGCTGCTCTGTGACGGTGAGTCCAGCCACCGTGTCCCCCCGCTAATCGACGTCTTTCAGCTCCGGCTGAAGGAGCAACAACCTTTACTGATACAAAATCAGGGAATCTCCAGAGGGAGAGGTTTAAATGTGGATTGGAGGATTAAAAAACGGTCTGGGGAGATGGAAGAGAATCAAATCTCAGACTCGAGGGAGGGTCTACACATTCACAATCTATTAATCCCACACAGAGCCGACTTTccggtttgttttcatttcctctttgttcacagagacaaaaaaagtccaatTATTGGGCCAAATGTCGGTCTTTCTTATCAACTATCGGGTTGTGCAATTTTAAATACGTCTTTGTGTTTGAGCGCCTGTCAATATTTCCCTGGAAACCTCATTTCCAGAGAGAGTTTACTCCTTGACTTCCTCTGAAGACCTCATGTGAACTCGAACAGAGGATGAACCGAGCAGCAGAGACGCGTTGAAGACTTGTCCGtttatcttttctttctcctcatTGAAGAACAGTGGATTACTTCCAGACCTCGTCTGTCCTAATGTTCCTCCGCATCTCAGTGCTGCGCCATGTGCTCTCCGGCAGCCCTGTCAGGGTGAAGCAGCTACGTAACTAATGGCTAAACTGTTGACTTCTACAGAGTTCTTCATCttcaacctctttttttttcaataaatgtcaaatgtgttcaagtgtttttgtgacacttcaacaaaacacaaagtagttttttcttcttctttgtttgctaaaaatgacatagttatgattttaaaagcacagagaacacaaaagatgactggagtaaatctttaaaaatgaaagaaaaaattttGAGGAGCTTTCAACATATCAGTCATTGGATTTGGTGTAATGTTACATTCACGCGGGGCGTGCAATGTGTCTTCTTGAGTGCAAAGAACACATTCTTTGTTGTCTTTGCATTTTTCTACTTTGTTGTctgtttcttcttcatctttgatgTTGTCGTctttgttgtcttcttcttaggctttttctactgtcttcttctttgttGTTGTCTTCTTCGTCACCGTCTTCAtctatttttgtgtcttttttcatctttgttgtcatcttcatctttttctgatttataatctttttctttgttgtctACTTCTCCATCATTGTCTTCGTTGTCGTCTACTTCTTCATCATTGTCTTATTTGTCGTCTACGTCTTCTTTACTGTCTTATTTGTCGTCTACTTCTTCATCATTGTCTTATTTGTCGTCTACTTCTTCGTCATAGTCTTCTTTGTTGTCTACTTCTTCATCATTGTCTTATTTGTCGTCTACTTCTTCGTCATAGTCTTCTTTGTTGTCTACTTCTTCGTCATTGTCTTCTTTGTTGTCTACTTCTTCGTCATTGTCTTCTTTGTCGTCTACTTCTTCGTCATTGTCTTCTTTGTCGTCTACTTCTTCGTCATTGTCTTCTTTGTTGTCTACTTCTTCGTCATTGTCTTCTTTGTCGTCTACTTCTTCGTCATAGTCTTCTTTGTTGTCTACTTCTTCGTCATTGTCTTATTTGTCGTCTACTTCTTCGTCATAGTCTTCTTTGTTGTCTACTTCTTCGTCATAGTCTTCTTTGTTGTCTACTTCTTCGTCATTGTCTTCTTTGTCGTCTACTTCTTCGTCATTGTCTTCTTTGTTGTCTACTTCTTCATCATTGTCTTCTTTGTCGTCTACTTCTTCGTCATAGTCTTCTTTGTCGTCTACTTCTTCATTATTGTCTTATTTGTCGTCTACTTCTTCGT harbors:
- the LOC112146228 gene encoding NADH-ubiquinone oxidoreductase chain 5-like: MSRTVDYFQTSSVLMFLRISVLRHVLSGSPVRVKQLLFFVVYFFIIVLFVVYFFVIVFFVVYFFVIVFFVVYFFVIVFFVVYFFVIVFFVVYFFVIVFFVVYFFVIVFFVVYFFVIVFFVVYFFVIVLFVVYFFVIVFFVVYFFVIVFFVVYFFVIVFFVVYFFVIVFFVVYFFIIVFFVVYFFVIVFFVVYFFIIVLFVVYFFVIVLFVVYFFVIIFDVYFFVIVFFVVYFFIIVFFVVYFFIIVFFVVYFFVIVFVVYFFVIVFFVIHLFVIVFFVVYFLTIVFFVVYFFIIVFFVVYFFVIVLFVVYFFIIVFFVVYFFIIVFFVVYFVIVFFIVIFFVLIFSVIAPSGGPEEQRGALGDMNDRDLFEVQCDPSQSPTLPHHTTYGLG